The Toxorhynchites rutilus septentrionalis strain SRP chromosome 3, ASM2978413v1, whole genome shotgun sequence genome includes a region encoding these proteins:
- the LOC129780329 gene encoding rap guanine nucleotide exchange factor 2 isoform X1 produces MTDRKLPISLSDHSEFGINHGVGTTIIGGASSVGFGVGVGLPGIGISRTLVASVPGGGSNGNVNNKHAITRLKHANSLTTGIPPELYDRGNRLSHSSDISQADTMTSVTSSSLDSDEVDLSGLVESVVDSDEEDIAESIDSLSVRDTVRECLEKDPSDRTVDDIDILLEFTQKLKAFTNMTFAVRRALCSVMVFAVVEKAGTIVMNDGEELDSWSVLINGHVEIEHANGEIEYLHIGDSFGIMPTMDKLYHRGIMRTKCDDCQFVCITQTDYYRIQHQGEDNIRKIEEDGQVVMVTELRNSTGENGSRKGYVVIRGTVDRLTQQLIEDTTSTDPNYVEDFLLTFRTFISDPIEVSKQLLKWFNVDGTDDGNELLDAMHQASANDICDRVTRVVLLWVNNHFTDFDTDPQMMEFLEIFESALEKKNMLEQLRLLHVYAQHNARERNVTLARSSRDENLNFEISGGPGGIFITRVEQRTKAYDVGLKRGDQILEVNGQNFEHITCARALELLKGTTHLSITIKSNLWAFKGMLSNADGDSGKLKIDLKRNLRADLLQSQKSLDLVDKAGLLPTPQFLIPLPVREDYGRKDSGASTPSSSHMNNNKASFMTLGGKKRLQKALIKMNLLPKNIVFQDDNINNNSNSNNHSNHSNYDSSDRSSGISVNLSSQASSISTSSITTADSDETPPTSTYQSNPDLREHPHTPAKTLSSEAIIPKSGALYYEEIRASDYPEHILKVYKSDQTCKYLLVHKETTAHEVVMLALQEFGIHDPSSNFSLCEVSVGEGGMIKQRRLPDQLQNLAERIGLSSRYYLKTNGITETLVPDDVAPELIRESAVHFLQLNANELAIQLTLQDFSIFRQIESTEYVDDLFSLKSRYGKPMLVKFAELVNREMFWVVTEVCSEHNMMRRCKIIKQFIKIARHCKECKNFNSLFAIISGLGHAAVSRLRQSWEKLPSKYQKLFNDLQELMDPSRNMSKYRQLIQTELNAQHPVIPFYPVVKKDLTFIHLGNDSKIDSLINFEKLRMISKEVRTLLQMCNSPYDILTMLELKCQPPSSAMVALNQMSVPSSGNLMMPPPPAIHSHTVKRRKKSTAAPNPKKMFEEAQMVRRVKAYLNNMKVITDEDELHKLSLECEQQGGSTPNNVQVRKRYPSPTLSTTSSTSSTSEGKKGALGLGMSNLSIGSSGSGNSGPPKFGAASPQAVKKLLSLSEQTKTRPHQPRHPSVGAVLPPPLNNIHHHSQLGHHNNLSHYHHSHHTPYHHHAGISISPSHASSGGQCCIGSSTGAGVGLPHQYPNTHPSYAVSSGIHLSNMLPNPPNYNTTMSMYPNGRPCIMSSRIMESSVDATSQLPPPMELPPESSSFRSPPNYAQATHRRITGNSTVISAYPTPHQNFGSSSRIIAAVGISPITPNYVPPCVNSISPMYTANTGAGSTNVTGSNSNIPPAIPARMHESHTIDAAQSNPPLPASIDLSVESSSVTVISNAAPELCVETSVDDDDCESVECDVTETLSTDV; encoded by the exons TTAACTACCGGAATTCCACCGGAGTTGTACGACAGAGGCAATCGTCTATCGCATTCAAGCGATATCAGCCAGGCGGACACGATGACGTCCGTTACGAGCTCCTCGCTCGATTCCGATGAGGTTGATCTCTCCGGATTGGTGGAATCCGTGGTGGATTCTGATGAGGAGGATATTGCCGAAAGTATTGAT AGTTTGAGTGTCCGTGATACCGTACGGGAATGTTTGGAGAAGGATCCGAGCGATCGTACGGTGGATGACATCGATATACTGCTAGAGTTCACTCAAAAATTGAAGGCGTTCACCAACATGACATTCGCCGTGAGGCGGGCCCTCTGCTCGGTTATGGTGTTCGCCGTGGTCGAGAAGGCGGGGACCATCGTTATGAACGATGGGGAGGAACTGGACTCGTGGAGTGTGCTGATCAACGGGCACGTAGAGATTGAGCACGCCAACGGGGAGATCGAATATCTGCACATAGGAGATAGTTTTGGCATTATGCCGACGATGGATAAACTGTATCACCGGGGCATCATGAGGACTAAGTGTGATGATTGTCAGTTTGTGTGTATCACTCAGACGGATTACTATCGGATACAGCATCAGGGTGAGGATAATATTAGGAAAATTGAGGAAGATGGACAGGTCGTTATGGTGACGGAGCTGAGAAACAGTACGGGGGAAAACGGGTCTCGGAAGGGTTACGTCGTTATCCGTGGAACAGTGGATCGGTTAACTCAGCAGTTGATTGAGGACACCACTTCAACTGATCCGAATTACGTGGAAGATTTTCTGCTAACGTTTCGAACGTTTATTAGTGATCCGATTGAAGTTTCGAAGCAACTTTTGAAATGGTTCAATGTCGACGGGACAGATGACGGGAACGAGCTGTTGGATGCGATGCACCAAGCCTCGGCGAACGATATTTGTGATCGTGTTACCAGAGTGGTTCTTCTCTGGGTGAACAACCATTTTACTGATTTTGACACCGATCCTCAGATGATGGAGTTTCTGGAGATTTTCGAATCGGCTCTGGAGAAAAAGAATATGCTGGAACAGTTGAGGTTATTGCATGTTTACGCTCAACATAACGCAAGGGAACGGAACGTTACTCTGGCTAGAAGTTCCAGAGATGAGAACTTGAATTTTGAAATATCCGGGGGACCAGGAGGCATCTTCATTACACGGGTCGAGCAAAGAACAAAAGCCTACGACGTCGGTTTGAAGAGGGGAGATCAAATATTGGAAGTAAATGGACAGAATTTTGAGCACATAACATGTGCGAGAGCATTGGAGCTGTTGAAAGGAACCACACATTTAAGTATCACGATCAAGAGTAATCTATGGGCGTTCAAGGGAATGCTTTCGAATGCTGACGGGGACTCCGGCAAGCTGAAGATCGATCTGAAAAGAAACTTACGAGCAGATctattgcaatcgcaaaaatcgCTCGATTTAGTTGACAAGGCGGGTTTATTGCCAACGCCCCAATTCCTTATCCCGCTGCCGGTGCGGGAGGATTACGGTCGTAAAGATTCGGGAGCCTCCACTCCTTCTTCATCCCACATGAACAACAATAAGGCGAGTTTCATGACACTTGGGGGTAAGAAGCGTCTCCAGAAGGCACTCATCAAGATGAATCTGCTTCCGAAGAATATCGTCTTCCAGGATGATAACATCAACAACAatagcaacagcaacaaccacAGCAACCATAGTAACTACGATAGTAGCGACCGGTCCTCGGGAATCAGTGTGAATCTGTCCTCGCAGGCATCTTCCATTTCCACGTCATCCATAACGACGGCCGATTCGGACGAAACGCCACCGACATCGACATATCAGAGCAATCCAGACCTTCGAGAACATCCGCACACACCGGCGAAAACCCTATCGTCAGAGGCAATCATTCCGAAGAGCGGGGCTCTCTACTATGAAGAGATACGAGCGAGCGATTATCCCGAACACATTCTCAAGGTGTATAAGTCGGATCAGACGTGCAAGTATCTTCTGGTACACAAGGAAACAACAGCACATGAAGTTGTCATGTTGGCGTTGCAAGAGTTTGGAATACACGATCCCAGCTCGAATTTCTCGCTCTGTGAAGTAAGCGTTGGAGAGGGTGGAATGATCAAACAGCGGCGGTTGCCGGATCAGCTGCAAAATCTCGCTGAGCGAATCGGGCTAAGTTCCAGATATTATTTGAAAACGAATGGAATTACGGAAACACTGGTACCTGACGATGTCGCGCCGGAATTGATTCGCGAGAGCGCAGTCCATTTTCTGCAACTGAACGCCAACGAATTGGCGATTCAGCTTACGTTGCAGGATTTCTCTATCTTCCGGCAGATCGAGTCAACCGAATACGTTGATGATTTGTTCAGTTTGAAGAGTCGATACGGCAAACCAATGCTCGTGAAGTTTGCTGAGCTAGTCAATAGGGAAATGTTCTGGGTGGTTACAGAAGTGTGCAGCGAGCATAATATGATGCGACGATGCAAAATTATAAAGCAGTTTATAAAAATTGCGCGACATTGCAAGGAATGCAAGAATTTTAATAGCTTATTTGCGATAATAAGTGGGCTAGGACATGCGGCAGTGTCGAGGCTGAGGCAATCGTGGGAAAAGTTACCTTCCAAATATCAGAAGCTGTTCAATGACCTACAAGAGCTTATGGATCCTTCTAGGAATATGTCCAAATATCGCCAACTCATTCAAACAGAACTTAACGCTCAGCATCCGGTAATTCCATTCTACCCGGTGGTGAAGAAAGATCTTACCTTCATTCACTTGGGTAATGATTCGAAAATTGACAGTCTCATTAATTTCGAAAAGCTTCGTATGATTTCCAAGGAAGTTCGCACCTTGCTGCAAATGTGCAATTCTCCGTATGATATTCTAACCATGTTGGAATTGAAATGTCAACCACCAAGCTCAGCAATGGTTGCCCTGAATCAGATGTCGGTTCCATCGAGCGGCAACTTGATGATGCCTCCCCCGCCAGCAATCCACAGTCATACCGTCAAACGGAGGAAGAAATCAACGGCTGCTCCTAACCCGAAGAAAATGTTCGAAGAAGCCCAGATGGTACGGAGGGTAAAGGCTTACCTGAACAATATGAAAGTCATCACCGACGAAGATGAACTGCATAAGCTCTCTCTAGAGTGTGAGCAGCAGGGAGGAAGCACACCGAATAATGTTCAGGTGAGAAAACGATATCCTTCACCAACCCTTTCTACAACTTCGAGTACTAGCTCCACTAGCGAAGGAAAGAAAGGAGCCCTCGGTCTTGGAATGAGTAATCTGTCGATAGGTAGCTCTGGCAGTGGCAATAGTGGACCGCCAAAATTTGGAGCCGCCTCACCACAGGCTGTAAAAAAGCTACTATCACTTTCAGAACAAACCAAAACTAGACCGCACCAACCACGACATCCATCGGTGGGAGCGGTTTTACCGCCCCCGTTGAACAACATTCATCATCATAGTCAACTAGGACATCATAACAATTTATCCCATTATCACCATTCTCATCATACGCCGTATCATCATCACGCCGGTATTTCGATCAGTCCTTCGCACGCTTCGAGCGGTGGCCAGTGCTGCATTGGCAGTAGCACTGGTGCTGGCGTCGGACTACCTCACCAATATCCGAATACTCATCCGAGCTATGCGGTTTCCAGCGGAATTCATTTATCCAACATGCTTCCCAATCCACCAAATTATAACACGACAATGTCAATGTACCCGAACGGACGGCCCTGCATTATGTCCAGTCGAATAATGGAAAGCTCGGTGGATGCCACTAGTCAACTTCCGCCACCGATGGAACTACCGCCGGAAAGCAGCTCATTTCGTAGCCCACCAAATTATG CGCAAGCAACTCATCGTCGCATAACTGGCAATAGCACTGTCATATCCGCCTACCCTACACCACATCAAAACTTTGGCTCATCCTCACGCATTATCGCCGCCGTAGGCATATCTCCCATCACACCCAACTATGTCCCCCCGTGCGTTAATTCCATATCACCCATGTATACAGCTAACACGGGCGCTGGTAGCACCAACGTAACTGGATCCAATAGCAATATTCCACCCGCGATCCCGGCACGAATGCATGAATCTCATACGATCGATGCGGCGCAGTCGAACCCACCGTTGCCAGCGAGTATAGATCTTTCCGTAGAGAGTAGTTCGGTGACAGTGATCAGTAACGCAGCACCCG AACTCTGTGTGGAAACCTCCGTGGATGACGATGACTGTGAATCGGTCGAGTGTGACGTTACCGAAACTCTGTCTACCGATGTTTAA
- the LOC129780329 gene encoding rap guanine nucleotide exchange factor 2 isoform X2 has product MTDRKLPISLSDHSEFGINHGVGTTIIGGASSVGFGVGVGLPGIGISRTLVASVPGGGSNGNVNNKHAITRLKHANSLTTGIPPELYDRGNRLSHSSDISQADTMTSVTSSSLDSDEVDLSGLVESVVDSDEEDIAESIDSLSVRDTVRECLEKDPSDRTVDDIDILLEFTQKLKAFTNMTFAVRRALCSVMVFAVVEKAGTIVMNDGEELDSWSVLINGHVEIEHANGEIEYLHIGDSFGIMPTMDKLYHRGIMRTKCDDCQFVCITQTDYYRIQHQGEDNIRKIEEDGQVVMVTELRNSTGENGSRKGYVVIRGTVDRLTQQLIEDTTSTDPNYVEDFLLTFRTFISDPIEVSKQLLKWFNVDGTDDGNELLDAMHQASANDICDRVTRVVLLWVNNHFTDFDTDPQMMEFLEIFESALEKKNMLEQLRLLHVYAQHNARERNVTLARSSRDENLNFEISGGPGGIFITRVEQRTKAYDVGLKRGDQILEVNGQNFEHITCARALELLKGTTHLSITIKSNLWAFKGMLSNADGDSGKLKIDLKRNLRADLLQSQKSLDLVDKAGLLPTPQFLIPLPVREDYGRKDSGASTPSSSHMNNNKASFMTLGGKKRLQKALIKMNLLPKNIVFQDDNINNNSNSNNHSNHSNYDSSDRSSGISVNLSSQASSISTSSITTADSDETPPTSTYQSNPDLREHPHTPAKTLSSEAIIPKSGALYYEEIRASDYPEHILKVYKSDQTCKYLLVHKETTAHEVVMLALQEFGIHDPSSNFSLCEVSVGEGGMIKQRRLPDQLQNLAERIGLSSRYYLKTNGITETLVPDDVAPELIRESAVHFLQLNANELAIQLTLQDFSIFRQIESTEYVDDLFSLKSRYGKPMLVKFAELVNREMFWVVTEVCSEHNMMRRCKIIKQFIKIARHCKECKNFNSLFAIISGLGHAAVSRLRQSWEKLPSKYQKLFNDLQELMDPSRNMSKYRQLIQTELNAQHPVIPFYPVVKKDLTFIHLGNDSKIDSLINFEKLRMISKEVRTLLQMCNSPYDILTMLELKCQPPSSAMVALNQMSVPSSGNLMMPPPPAIHSHTVKRRKKSTAAPNPKKMFEEAQMVRRVKAYLNNMKVITDEDELHKLSLECEQQGGSTPNNVQVRKRYPSPTLSTTSSTSSTSEGKKGALGLGMSNLSIGSSGSGNSGPPKFGAASPQAVKKLLSLSEQTKTRPHQPRHPSVGAVLPPPLNNIHHHSQLGHHNNLSHYHHSHHTPYHHHAGISISPSHASSGGQCCIGSSTGAGVGLPHQYPNTHPSYAVSSGIHLSNMLPNPPNYNTTMSMYPNGRPCIMSSRIMESSVDATSQLPPPMELPPESSSFRSPPNYAQATHRRITGNSTVISAYPTPHQNFGSSSRIIAAVGISPITPNYVPPCVNSISPMYTANTGAGSTNVTGSNSNIPPAIPARMHESHTIDAAQSNPPLPASIDLSVESSSVTVISNAAPARPPSYTQYPSQSFHNHISRPRGPRF; this is encoded by the exons TTAACTACCGGAATTCCACCGGAGTTGTACGACAGAGGCAATCGTCTATCGCATTCAAGCGATATCAGCCAGGCGGACACGATGACGTCCGTTACGAGCTCCTCGCTCGATTCCGATGAGGTTGATCTCTCCGGATTGGTGGAATCCGTGGTGGATTCTGATGAGGAGGATATTGCCGAAAGTATTGAT AGTTTGAGTGTCCGTGATACCGTACGGGAATGTTTGGAGAAGGATCCGAGCGATCGTACGGTGGATGACATCGATATACTGCTAGAGTTCACTCAAAAATTGAAGGCGTTCACCAACATGACATTCGCCGTGAGGCGGGCCCTCTGCTCGGTTATGGTGTTCGCCGTGGTCGAGAAGGCGGGGACCATCGTTATGAACGATGGGGAGGAACTGGACTCGTGGAGTGTGCTGATCAACGGGCACGTAGAGATTGAGCACGCCAACGGGGAGATCGAATATCTGCACATAGGAGATAGTTTTGGCATTATGCCGACGATGGATAAACTGTATCACCGGGGCATCATGAGGACTAAGTGTGATGATTGTCAGTTTGTGTGTATCACTCAGACGGATTACTATCGGATACAGCATCAGGGTGAGGATAATATTAGGAAAATTGAGGAAGATGGACAGGTCGTTATGGTGACGGAGCTGAGAAACAGTACGGGGGAAAACGGGTCTCGGAAGGGTTACGTCGTTATCCGTGGAACAGTGGATCGGTTAACTCAGCAGTTGATTGAGGACACCACTTCAACTGATCCGAATTACGTGGAAGATTTTCTGCTAACGTTTCGAACGTTTATTAGTGATCCGATTGAAGTTTCGAAGCAACTTTTGAAATGGTTCAATGTCGACGGGACAGATGACGGGAACGAGCTGTTGGATGCGATGCACCAAGCCTCGGCGAACGATATTTGTGATCGTGTTACCAGAGTGGTTCTTCTCTGGGTGAACAACCATTTTACTGATTTTGACACCGATCCTCAGATGATGGAGTTTCTGGAGATTTTCGAATCGGCTCTGGAGAAAAAGAATATGCTGGAACAGTTGAGGTTATTGCATGTTTACGCTCAACATAACGCAAGGGAACGGAACGTTACTCTGGCTAGAAGTTCCAGAGATGAGAACTTGAATTTTGAAATATCCGGGGGACCAGGAGGCATCTTCATTACACGGGTCGAGCAAAGAACAAAAGCCTACGACGTCGGTTTGAAGAGGGGAGATCAAATATTGGAAGTAAATGGACAGAATTTTGAGCACATAACATGTGCGAGAGCATTGGAGCTGTTGAAAGGAACCACACATTTAAGTATCACGATCAAGAGTAATCTATGGGCGTTCAAGGGAATGCTTTCGAATGCTGACGGGGACTCCGGCAAGCTGAAGATCGATCTGAAAAGAAACTTACGAGCAGATctattgcaatcgcaaaaatcgCTCGATTTAGTTGACAAGGCGGGTTTATTGCCAACGCCCCAATTCCTTATCCCGCTGCCGGTGCGGGAGGATTACGGTCGTAAAGATTCGGGAGCCTCCACTCCTTCTTCATCCCACATGAACAACAATAAGGCGAGTTTCATGACACTTGGGGGTAAGAAGCGTCTCCAGAAGGCACTCATCAAGATGAATCTGCTTCCGAAGAATATCGTCTTCCAGGATGATAACATCAACAACAatagcaacagcaacaaccacAGCAACCATAGTAACTACGATAGTAGCGACCGGTCCTCGGGAATCAGTGTGAATCTGTCCTCGCAGGCATCTTCCATTTCCACGTCATCCATAACGACGGCCGATTCGGACGAAACGCCACCGACATCGACATATCAGAGCAATCCAGACCTTCGAGAACATCCGCACACACCGGCGAAAACCCTATCGTCAGAGGCAATCATTCCGAAGAGCGGGGCTCTCTACTATGAAGAGATACGAGCGAGCGATTATCCCGAACACATTCTCAAGGTGTATAAGTCGGATCAGACGTGCAAGTATCTTCTGGTACACAAGGAAACAACAGCACATGAAGTTGTCATGTTGGCGTTGCAAGAGTTTGGAATACACGATCCCAGCTCGAATTTCTCGCTCTGTGAAGTAAGCGTTGGAGAGGGTGGAATGATCAAACAGCGGCGGTTGCCGGATCAGCTGCAAAATCTCGCTGAGCGAATCGGGCTAAGTTCCAGATATTATTTGAAAACGAATGGAATTACGGAAACACTGGTACCTGACGATGTCGCGCCGGAATTGATTCGCGAGAGCGCAGTCCATTTTCTGCAACTGAACGCCAACGAATTGGCGATTCAGCTTACGTTGCAGGATTTCTCTATCTTCCGGCAGATCGAGTCAACCGAATACGTTGATGATTTGTTCAGTTTGAAGAGTCGATACGGCAAACCAATGCTCGTGAAGTTTGCTGAGCTAGTCAATAGGGAAATGTTCTGGGTGGTTACAGAAGTGTGCAGCGAGCATAATATGATGCGACGATGCAAAATTATAAAGCAGTTTATAAAAATTGCGCGACATTGCAAGGAATGCAAGAATTTTAATAGCTTATTTGCGATAATAAGTGGGCTAGGACATGCGGCAGTGTCGAGGCTGAGGCAATCGTGGGAAAAGTTACCTTCCAAATATCAGAAGCTGTTCAATGACCTACAAGAGCTTATGGATCCTTCTAGGAATATGTCCAAATATCGCCAACTCATTCAAACAGAACTTAACGCTCAGCATCCGGTAATTCCATTCTACCCGGTGGTGAAGAAAGATCTTACCTTCATTCACTTGGGTAATGATTCGAAAATTGACAGTCTCATTAATTTCGAAAAGCTTCGTATGATTTCCAAGGAAGTTCGCACCTTGCTGCAAATGTGCAATTCTCCGTATGATATTCTAACCATGTTGGAATTGAAATGTCAACCACCAAGCTCAGCAATGGTTGCCCTGAATCAGATGTCGGTTCCATCGAGCGGCAACTTGATGATGCCTCCCCCGCCAGCAATCCACAGTCATACCGTCAAACGGAGGAAGAAATCAACGGCTGCTCCTAACCCGAAGAAAATGTTCGAAGAAGCCCAGATGGTACGGAGGGTAAAGGCTTACCTGAACAATATGAAAGTCATCACCGACGAAGATGAACTGCATAAGCTCTCTCTAGAGTGTGAGCAGCAGGGAGGAAGCACACCGAATAATGTTCAGGTGAGAAAACGATATCCTTCACCAACCCTTTCTACAACTTCGAGTACTAGCTCCACTAGCGAAGGAAAGAAAGGAGCCCTCGGTCTTGGAATGAGTAATCTGTCGATAGGTAGCTCTGGCAGTGGCAATAGTGGACCGCCAAAATTTGGAGCCGCCTCACCACAGGCTGTAAAAAAGCTACTATCACTTTCAGAACAAACCAAAACTAGACCGCACCAACCACGACATCCATCGGTGGGAGCGGTTTTACCGCCCCCGTTGAACAACATTCATCATCATAGTCAACTAGGACATCATAACAATTTATCCCATTATCACCATTCTCATCATACGCCGTATCATCATCACGCCGGTATTTCGATCAGTCCTTCGCACGCTTCGAGCGGTGGCCAGTGCTGCATTGGCAGTAGCACTGGTGCTGGCGTCGGACTACCTCACCAATATCCGAATACTCATCCGAGCTATGCGGTTTCCAGCGGAATTCATTTATCCAACATGCTTCCCAATCCACCAAATTATAACACGACAATGTCAATGTACCCGAACGGACGGCCCTGCATTATGTCCAGTCGAATAATGGAAAGCTCGGTGGATGCCACTAGTCAACTTCCGCCACCGATGGAACTACCGCCGGAAAGCAGCTCATTTCGTAGCCCACCAAATTATG CGCAAGCAACTCATCGTCGCATAACTGGCAATAGCACTGTCATATCCGCCTACCCTACACCACATCAAAACTTTGGCTCATCCTCACGCATTATCGCCGCCGTAGGCATATCTCCCATCACACCCAACTATGTCCCCCCGTGCGTTAATTCCATATCACCCATGTATACAGCTAACACGGGCGCTGGTAGCACCAACGTAACTGGATCCAATAGCAATATTCCACCCGCGATCCCGGCACGAATGCATGAATCTCATACGATCGATGCGGCGCAGTCGAACCCACCGTTGCCAGCGAGTATAGATCTTTCCGTAGAGAGTAGTTCGGTGACAGTGATCAGTAACGCAGCACCCG